The genomic interval GTCGAGCACCGTTCTTGGCCTTGGCCTCAGACCCGAATCGCCCATTGTGGTATCAAGAGATCTTCATGCTCGTAGGGTCTGGGAATTTTGTAGCGGCCTTATCCAAAGCTACTTGGGAAGGCGAGGATTATGCTCAAGCCGATTTATTCCGAGTGGAAAATGGACTCGTGGTGGAGCATTGGGATGCCGCAGAGAAAATCAAACCCAGGGAGGAGTGGGTGAACTCCGGCAAGTTCTAATAATACTTATCGACCAAGTAGATCATGCTGCAAAAAGCAGCACAGCCGAGTTCTAATTCTCGCTTGTCTACATTCTCAAAAACGTCGTTATCACTGTGGTGGTACTTGAAGTATTCCTGTGAATTTGGACGCAAGCCCAACTGGAGCATTTCGGGATAGTAATCACGCAGCGGACCGATGTCCACGCCTCCGTAGCCCGGATCCAAGACATAAATTCCGTAATCGTAAAAGAGCTCGCTGAATTGACGAACGAACTTGACTTGCTTCTTGTCGCCGACAATACCAAAGCCATAAGGTACTCCTGCACCGGCATCAGATTCTAGAGCAACCACATGTTCTTCACCGCGCTCTTGGGATACCCACTTGGCATAGGTCTTACCTCCCATGTTCCCGTTTTCTTCATTCATGAAGAGCACTACACGGAGCGTTCGTTGAGGCGTGTACTCCAATTCTTTGAGTATGCGTAATGCTTCAATGGAGTGCGCAATTCCAGCTCCGTCGTCATGGGCACCTTCTCCCATGTCCCAAGAATCCAAGTGACCGCCGAAGGTGATGATCTCATTTGGGCGCTCCCCGCGTATTTCGCCAATCACGTTGAAGGAAGGAACGGTGCCGTAAAAACGGCAGTCCATTTCCAAACGCACTTCCAGTGTTTCGCTTTCAATAAGCTTTTGAATGAAGGCAGCATCCTCGGTGGAGATGGCGGCGGCGGGAATTCGAGGAACCGAATCCACATAATACATGGACCCCGTGTGTGGATAGGGATCCTGATGGCTGGCTAAACTGCGAATCAAAATCGCCTTGGCGCCGAGCTTGGCTGCTTCGACAGCTCCGTATCCTCGCATGGACCAACAGCCCCCATATCCTTGAAAGGTGTTGATCAAGCTTTGGTCGAAACCCTGATTGACAAAGACCACCTTGCCTTCCACTTCGGCAGGGTCCATCGCTTTCAAGGCTTCCATGTCCTCGGCGTAGACCAACGAACCCGAAAGCAACCCTTCCGTACTGATGGAACCTCCAAGTGCGGTCAAACGCAGAGGGTGCAGATCTCCTGCAGCATCCACGATCCAACCGGCCTCTTCTGTCCCTCGCTCCCAATGAGGTACCTCAATGGGCTGGAGGTAGACACTGTCAAAGTCGTAGGACTCCAAAAGTCGCTGACCCCAGTAAATGGCCATTTCGGCTTCGGCTGATCCAGTCAAGCGAGCACCCACGTCCTTGCACAAGGAGCGGAGGTTTTCGTAGGCATGACCGCGGACAAGGGCTTCGTCATAGATTTGACGCAGGAATAAGGAGTCGTCCTGACCTTGGGCGTGGGACATCGTGCCGTAGGCACAAAGCAAGAGGAATATGGGAATTTTGAGGAAGCTTTTCATAGGGCGCTAAATAACGAAAAAAGCCGCGATCCCGGAGGAAAGCGGCTTGAGGTTCAATGAGTTTGGATCAACAGTGCTCGTCGAAAGCACCGGTCAAATTCTCAGCGATCATTTCCGCTGGACGACCTTCAATGTGGTGGCGCTCCACCATGTGCACGAGCTTCCCGTCTTTGAAAAGGGCGATGCTCGGAGAGCTGGGTGGATATGGGGCCATCAAGGCGCGTGCGTGATTCACGGCCTCGACGTCGTTTCCGGCAAATGCGGTAACGAAACGATCTGGGCGCTTGCTGTGCTGAGCCGCCATCTTCGCCGCAGGGCGAGCATTGGCTGCCGCGCAACCGCAAACCGAGTTGATCACGACCATGGTGGTACCTTCTGCTTTGATCGCTGCATCTACTTCAGCAACGGTCTTTACCTCGTCGAATCCGTGGCCAGACAAATCTTGGCGCATCGGTGCAATGAGTTCTTCTGGATACATATTGAGTTCGTTTTTTGCTTGTTTGGAATGAGTCTACAAATATACGCCGAAAATGTTTTTAACGGACTGGACTAGATGCGCTTGGAACGGAAGAACTCCGTGAGCAAGGTACCGCAGTCTTCGGCCAGAATTCCGCCGACCAATTCCGTCTTCGGATGCAACCGAGCGCCTTCACTTTGGTAGCCGCGCTTCTCATCGTAGGCCCCAAAGACCACTTTGCCGACCTGAGACCAGAAGAGTGCCCCTGCACACATCACACAGGGTTCCAGGGTCACGTAAAGCGTGCAGTCTTGCAGGTATTTTCCACCCAAATAGTCGGCCGCACTGGTGATGGCCTGCATCTCGGCATGCGCCGTAACGTCGTTCAGCGTCTCGGTCAAATTGTGTGCCCGCGCGATGATGCGTTGATTCACCACAACCACCGCGCCCACAGGCACTTCATCGCGTTCGTAGGCCTTTTGCGCCTCCTTGAGCGCCTCCTTCATAAAATGTTCGTCTGAAAATACGCTGAGCATGGGTAAACCCTGGGTCGTTTTGTAATTTTGCGGCTTCTAAAGTAGTGAAACCATGTACAGAACGCATACTTGCGGGGCCCTACGGGCCGATGAAATTGGACAAACGGTAACCTTGAGCGGTTGGGTACAGAAGTCTCGCGATCTCGGCGGGATGACCTTTATTGACCTCCGCGACCGTTACGGCATCACGCAGTTGGCCTTCAACGAGGAGACTGATGCAGGTCTATTGGCCGAAGCGCGCAAGCTCCAACGTGAGTATGTGGTTCAGGTGACGGGTGAGGTCATTGAGCGCGCCAGCAAAAACGCCAATATGGATACGGGGGACATTGAGATCAAAGTCACCGAATTAAAGGTCTTGAATGCGGCGCAAACACCTCCATTCACCATCGAAACCGAAACCGATGGCGGAGATGAGCTTCGCATGAAGTACCGCTACTTGGACATTCGTCGCGCCCCAGTTCGCGACAACTTGATGCTGCGTCACCGCATGGCGATTGAGACCCGAAACTACTTGGACAAGCAAAACTTCGTGGAGGTCGAAACTCCGTACTTGATTAAATCCACACCGGAAGGTGCGCGTGACTTTGTGGTTCCTTCACGCATGAATGAAGGACAATTCTATGCCCTCCCTCAGTCACCACAGACCTTCAAGCAGCTTTTGATGGTGGCGGGTATGGATCGCTACTACCAAATAGTCAAATGCTTCCGCGACGAGGATTTGCGCGCCGACCGTCAGCCAGAGTTTACGCAGATTGACTGCGAAATGGCCTTTGTGGAGCAAGAAGATATTTTGAGCGCTTTTGAGGGTTTGGTCCGCCACCTCTTTAAGGCCGTATTGGACGTCGAAATCGACGAAGTTCCCCGCATGTCCTACGATGAGGCCATGAAGCGCTACGGTTCCGACAAACCGGATATTCGCTTCGGGATGGAGTTCGGTGAACTCAACGACTTGGCTCAGGGCAAGGGCTTTGGAGTCTTCGACAGCCAGGAATTGGTGGTGGGGATTGCCGTTCCTGGAGCAGCGAGCTACAGCAGAAAAGAAATTGACGCCATCACCGACTGGGTGAAGCGTCCACAAATTGGCATGAAAGGACTCGTGTACGTCAAGTGCAATGAGGACGGAAGCTACAAGTCTTCAGTCGACAAGTTCTTCGGAGCTGAAGACCTTGGCGGGTGGGCTGAGCGCACCGGAGCAGAAGCAGGTGACCTCATCTTGATTCTTGCTGGCGACGCCGGTAAGACGCGTAAAGCACTAAACGAACTGCGATTGGAAATGGCCGAACGCCTCGGTTTGCGCAAGGCCGATCACTTCCAACCACTTTGGGTAACGGACTTCCCGCTACTTGAGTGGGATGAAGATACCGAGCGTTACCACGCCATGCACCACCCGTTTACCTCTCCAAAGCCAGAGGACTTGGCCTTGATCGATACCGATCCAGGAGCCGTTCGGGCCAATGCCTATGACTTGACCTTGAATGGAAACGAGATTGGAGGTGGAAGTATCCGGATCCACGATCGCGATCTTCAAAAACGAATGTTTGACCTACTAGGATTCAGCGAAGAAGAGGCACAAAAGCAGTTTGGCTTTTTAATGAATGCCTTTGAATACGGTGCACCGCCTCACGGTGGAATCGCCTTTGGATTCGATCGCCTGGTGGCCTTGTTCGGTGGTTCGGAGTCCATTCGAGACTTCATCGCCTTCCCGAAGAACAACTCAGGCCGTGACGTAATGATTGATGCGCCCGCAACCTTGAACGAAGAGCAGTTGGGCGAGTTGCACTTGAATGTCGTGACCGACTGATATGCCGTCCGGAAAGACGAGCATATTGGGTCGTTTCCTGATTTGGCGGGTGCGTCACGTACCACACCGTCAATTCATCCTTATTTCTAGTGCGATCGTTGGTATCCTTTCGGGGACGGCCGCGGTTATGATCAAAACCTCCGCACACTTTATAGAGGTATTGATTACCCAGGGCATCATCCGCGACTACTACCTGGGAGCCTATTTCGTCTTCCCCGCCCTTGGTTTGTTGCTTTCCTTCCTGTTCATCAAGTACGTTGTTCGGCAGCCGGTGAGTCACGGAATTCCAACGGTACTGCATTCGATCAGCAAACGAAACGGGATTATGAAGCGCTACCACATGTTCGCCTCTTTGGTCGCCAGTTCCATCACCGTAGGTTTTGGAGGAAGCGTTGGATTGGAGGGGCCTACTGTAAGTACCGGCGCGGCCTTGGGTTCCAATTTTGGGCAGCTCATGCACCTGAATTACCGGAATCGAATTCTGTTGATTGCCTGTGCCGCCGCAGGAACAATGGCCGCGATTTTTAAAGCACCCATTGCGGCAGTTGTATTTGCCATTGAGGTTCTGATGTTGGACTTGACCTTCAGCTCTCTCATTCCCCTTCTGATCGCCTCGGTCATGGCGGTCTTAACCAGTTACCTGTTTACAGGAGATGACTTCATCATCCCCACGCGGGTCACCGAGTCCTTTCAATTCAACCACATTCCATACTACTTGCTTTTAGCCGTCTTTAGCGCACTTTTCTCGATCTATGTCGAGAAGGTCTTTTTTACGGCACAAGCTCGATTCGGCAGCATTAAAAACGACTGGACTCGTTTGGCCATCGGCGGATTCATCCTGGGTGTACTAGTCTTCATCTTCCCCAGTTTATACGGAGAGGGATTTAATGTCATCAACGGCCTACTGGCTGGTGAAGAGGCCGTTCTTTTCCAAGACAGCGTCTTTTATTGGTTCGTCGAAGAGACCGACGCCATCTTGCTGATGCTCTTCTTAATCATGGCCCTCAAAATTGTGGCGACCTCCGTGACTTGGAATGCCGGAGGGGTAGGTGGCATCTTCTCCCCAACGCTGTTTATGGGAAGTACCATGGGATACCTTTTTGCCCGAGTGGCTCGCGGCTTTGGAGCCGACATTTCCATGGTGCATTTCACCCTGGTGGGGATGGCTGGACTCATGGCCGGAGTTTTACACGCCCCGTTGACCGCCATCTTCTTGATCGCAGAACTCACGGGCGGGTATCAGCTCTTTGTTCCCCTAATGATTGTGGCAACGTTGAGCTTCACTCTGACCAAAGCCTTTGCTCCTCACTCCATTTACACCCAGCAATTGGCTCGCCGGGGTGAGCTGCTGACCCACAACAAAGACAAGGTGGTCTTGAGCCGTCTCCAGATGTCCAAGGTCATCGAGAAAGACTTCAAGCCGATCAAGCCTACTTATTCACTCGGCGAACTGGTCAAGGTGGTGGCGCAGAGTACGCGGAATATTTTCCCAGTCCTGAACGATGACGATGAACTGCTCGGAGTACTCTTACTCGACGATATCCGCCACGTCATGTTCGATCGCGATATGTACGACCGCGTTACCGTTAGGGAGCTGATGCGTCAAGCGCCGGCCTTCATCGACTACAACGAGCCTATGCAGAAGGTCATGGACAAGTTCAAGTCCACCGGCGCTTGGAATCTTCCGGTATTGAACAACGGACTCTATGTTGGCTTTATCAGTAAGTCTAAGTTGTTCTCAGCTTATCGACGGATGCTGGTTCAGTTTTCGGACGAATAATAAAACGCCCATGTTGATTTTGATCTCTCCGGCCAAAACGCTGGATTACGATACACCTGTTTGGACAGAAAAGCACTCGGAACCTCGTTTGATGGAGTCGGCGCAAAAGCTTGCCGGTCGATTGAAAAAGAAATCTGCTGGCCAGCTCGGAAAGCTGATGAACCTTTCAAAAGACCTGTCAGTACTCAACGCCGAGCGCTACAGTAATTGGCAATACCCCTTTGACCCGGAACAAACCCGTCAAGCCATCTTCGCCTTTAAGGGAGATGTGTACTTGGGCCTAGACGTACACGAGCACTTTGAAGAAGAAGACCTGGAGTACGCACAAAATCACTTGAGAATCCTGAGCGGCCTATACGGTGTGCTTCGCCCTTTGGACAAT from Cryomorphaceae bacterium carries:
- a CDS encoding M20/M25/M40 family metallo-hydrolase, whose amino-acid sequence is MKSFLKIPIFLLLCAYGTMSHAQGQDDSLFLRQIYDEALVRGHAYENLRSLCKDVGARLTGSAEAEMAIYWGQRLLESYDFDSVYLQPIEVPHWERGTEEAGWIVDAAGDLHPLRLTALGGSISTEGLLSGSLVYAEDMEALKAMDPAEVEGKVVFVNQGFDQSLINTFQGYGGCWSMRGYGAVEAAKLGAKAILIRSLASHQDPYPHTGSMYYVDSVPRIPAAAISTEDAAFIQKLIESETLEVRLEMDCRFYGTVPSFNVIGEIRGERPNEIITFGGHLDSWDMGEGAHDDGAGIAHSIEALRILKELEYTPQRTLRVVLFMNEENGNMGGKTYAKWVSQERGEEHVVALESDAGAGVPYGFGIVGDKKQVKFVRQFSELFYDYGIYVLDPGYGGVDIGPLRDYYPEMLQLGLRPNSQEYFKYHHSDNDVFENVDKRELELGCAAFCSMIYLVDKYY
- a CDS encoding BrxA/BrxB family bacilliredoxin; amino-acid sequence: MYPEELIAPMRQDLSGHGFDEVKTVAEVDAAIKAEGTTMVVINSVCGCAAANARPAAKMAAQHSKRPDRFVTAFAGNDVEAVNHARALMAPYPPSSPSIALFKDGKLVHMVERHHIEGRPAEMIAENLTGAFDEHC
- a CDS encoding nucleoside deaminase, yielding MLSVFSDEHFMKEALKEAQKAYERDEVPVGAVVVVNQRIIARAHNLTETLNDVTAHAEMQAITSAADYLGGKYLQDCTLYVTLEPCVMCAGALFWSQVGKVVFGAYDEKRGYQSEGARLHPKTELVGGILAEDCGTLLTEFFRSKRI
- the aspS gene encoding aspartate--tRNA ligase — its product is MYRTHTCGALRADEIGQTVTLSGWVQKSRDLGGMTFIDLRDRYGITQLAFNEETDAGLLAEARKLQREYVVQVTGEVIERASKNANMDTGDIEIKVTELKVLNAAQTPPFTIETETDGGDELRMKYRYLDIRRAPVRDNLMLRHRMAIETRNYLDKQNFVEVETPYLIKSTPEGARDFVVPSRMNEGQFYALPQSPQTFKQLLMVAGMDRYYQIVKCFRDEDLRADRQPEFTQIDCEMAFVEQEDILSAFEGLVRHLFKAVLDVEIDEVPRMSYDEAMKRYGSDKPDIRFGMEFGELNDLAQGKGFGVFDSQELVVGIAVPGAASYSRKEIDAITDWVKRPQIGMKGLVYVKCNEDGSYKSSVDKFFGAEDLGGWAERTGAEAGDLILILAGDAGKTRKALNELRLEMAERLGLRKADHFQPLWVTDFPLLEWDEDTERYHAMHHPFTSPKPEDLALIDTDPGAVRANAYDLTLNGNEIGGGSIRIHDRDLQKRMFDLLGFSEEEAQKQFGFLMNAFEYGAPPHGGIAFGFDRLVALFGGSESIRDFIAFPKNNSGRDVMIDAPATLNEEQLGELHLNVVTD
- a CDS encoding chloride channel protein produces the protein MPSGKTSILGRFLIWRVRHVPHRQFILISSAIVGILSGTAAVMIKTSAHFIEVLITQGIIRDYYLGAYFVFPALGLLLSFLFIKYVVRQPVSHGIPTVLHSISKRNGIMKRYHMFASLVASSITVGFGGSVGLEGPTVSTGAALGSNFGQLMHLNYRNRILLIACAAAGTMAAIFKAPIAAVVFAIEVLMLDLTFSSLIPLLIASVMAVLTSYLFTGDDFIIPTRVTESFQFNHIPYYLLLAVFSALFSIYVEKVFFTAQARFGSIKNDWTRLAIGGFILGVLVFIFPSLYGEGFNVINGLLAGEEAVLFQDSVFYWFVEETDAILLMLFLIMALKIVATSVTWNAGGVGGIFSPTLFMGSTMGYLFARVARGFGADISMVHFTLVGMAGLMAGVLHAPLTAIFLIAELTGGYQLFVPLMIVATLSFTLTKAFAPHSIYTQQLARRGELLTHNKDKVVLSRLQMSKVIEKDFKPIKPTYSLGELVKVVAQSTRNIFPVLNDDDELLGVLLLDDIRHVMFDRDMYDRVTVRELMRQAPAFIDYNEPMQKVMDKFKSTGAWNLPVLNNGLYVGFISKSKLFSAYRRMLVQFSDE